In Chloracidobacterium sp., the following proteins share a genomic window:
- a CDS encoding CHRD domain-containing protein, whose amino-acid sequence MTRLSDHFRRTLFISALLGAVTLWATAPAVLDAVTTRTQAQVGTVPSLTATLVSPGPGILWGSAFYGPTNAADRVLRVDAFNLNPQPSTPYRVFLNNTDIGAMARTGPASNAWRLFLTTANGGTVPTVIAGDHVSVRNGNAVLLAGIFGPPHSPTPPHSPTPGVSPTPPGSPVPPVHLWAELTGPPIDGITPRGMAAYHSGGPAGGTNLGFRSMNVWVSYVNLPENTPMQVVVDGNPVGGFPLHNRGGQWACGNAPTPVLCPVVTNGSTIEVRTGNVTRLSGTFSNVPPSPNPTPTASPTPTGTPHPPRTFRANLTGNSVVPPVTTPGRGMGFVNLAPTSPANTMRIAVRLTQHNLSSAITSRTINGPAAAGENGPVIFTLANGPAPTPGTNGFVQFFDITAAQLAELRAGLWYFNVATVNNPDGEIRGQILSANHRSDFNGDGASDIGIMRTVTDAPDNAANVWYLLNSGDNTISSISIGRPGDINVQGDYDGDAVADIALFTPSSGVWQIRRSETGTITEISWGQAGDIPVVGDHDGDGLSDLAVFRPSNGQWYVMSSRDGGFIVRQWGTEGDRPLSGDFDGDGINDLAVFRPSNGTWYIRPSSNGGFTVMQWGMAGDRPVSGDFDGDGTTDIAVYRPSTGIWYINRSSGTGLLARQFGAPGDIPVACEFNGDGITDIAVYRPSNGHWYILSSSNGAFSALQFGLPTDSPLNSVYAP is encoded by the coding sequence ATGACACGTCTTTCCGATCATTTTCGCAGAACGCTATTTATCAGCGCGCTTCTCGGTGCCGTCACTCTCTGGGCCACCGCCCCTGCCGTGCTTGACGCTGTGACAACACGGACGCAGGCCCAGGTCGGAACCGTTCCCTCTTTGACCGCGACGCTGGTGTCTCCGGGGCCGGGTATCCTTTGGGGCTCGGCATTCTACGGACCGACGAATGCAGCCGACCGCGTCTTGCGCGTCGATGCGTTCAACCTGAACCCGCAGCCGTCGACGCCCTATCGCGTTTTCTTGAATAACACGGACATCGGTGCGATGGCCCGGACAGGGCCGGCGTCAAATGCTTGGAGGCTCTTTTTGACGACCGCGAACGGCGGAACCGTCCCGACCGTTATCGCCGGCGACCACGTCTCTGTCAGGAACGGAAATGCGGTCCTGTTGGCGGGAATATTCGGCCCGCCGCATTCACCGACACCTCCACATTCACCGACGCCCGGCGTATCACCGACACCTCCGGGCTCACCTGTCCCGCCGGTGCACCTATGGGCCGAACTGACGGGTCCGCCGATCGACGGCATCACCCCGCGCGGGATGGCCGCGTATCACTCTGGCGGCCCTGCGGGCGGAACGAATCTCGGCTTTAGGTCGATGAATGTTTGGGTCTCATACGTGAATCTTCCCGAGAACACTCCGATGCAGGTAGTCGTTGACGGGAATCCTGTCGGCGGATTTCCGCTGCATAACCGAGGCGGACAATGGGCATGCGGCAATGCACCAACGCCTGTGCTGTGCCCGGTCGTCACGAATGGCTCGACGATAGAGGTGCGCACCGGCAACGTAACGCGGCTGTCCGGGACATTCTCAAACGTCCCGCCGTCGCCTAATCCCACGCCGACTGCCTCGCCGACACCGACCGGAACGCCGCACCCGCCGCGAACGTTTCGTGCCAATCTCACCGGCAACAGCGTCGTCCCGCCGGTCACGACACCCGGACGGGGAATGGGATTTGTGAATCTTGCCCCAACGTCGCCGGCAAACACAATGCGAATAGCCGTACGGCTCACGCAGCATAATCTGTCGAGCGCGATCACATCCCGCACTATCAACGGCCCTGCGGCGGCGGGCGAGAACGGACCGGTGATCTTCACGCTGGCCAACGGCCCCGCCCCGACGCCAGGAACGAATGGTTTTGTCCAGTTTTTTGACATAACGGCGGCCCAACTAGCCGAGCTGCGTGCGGGCCTGTGGTACTTCAACGTCGCGACCGTCAATAACCCTGACGGTGAGATCCGCGGGCAAATTTTATCCGCCAATCACCGCAGCGACTTCAATGGCGATGGAGCTTCCGATATCGGCATTATGCGCACCGTCACGGATGCTCCTGACAACGCGGCAAACGTATGGTATCTGCTTAATAGCGGTGATAACACCATCTCGTCCATATCTATCGGCCGTCCGGGCGATATCAATGTCCAAGGTGATTACGACGGCGACGCAGTGGCAGACATCGCCCTGTTCACCCCATCGAGCGGCGTCTGGCAGATACGCCGGAGCGAGACCGGCACCATCACGGAGATTTCGTGGGGACAGGCCGGCGACATTCCGGTTGTCGGTGACCATGACGGCGATGGCCTTTCAGATCTCGCCGTATTCCGCCCGTCTAACGGCCAGTGGTATGTAATGAGCAGCCGTGATGGCGGGTTCATTGTCCGTCAATGGGGCACCGAGGGCGACCGCCCCTTGTCGGGCGATTTCGACGGCGACGGCATTAACGATCTGGCCGTCTTCCGCCCGTCAAACGGCACCTGGTACATAAGGCCAAGCTCGAACGGCGGCTTTACTGTGATGCAGTGGGGCATGGCCGGCGACCGTCCGGTCTCGGGCGACTTCGATGGTGACGGCACGACCGACATCGCTGTCTATCGGCCGTCGACCGGCATCTGGTATATCAACCGTAGTTCGGGAACGGGATTGCTGGCCCGTCAATTCGGCGCTCCAGGCGACATACCGGTCGCGTGCGAATTCAACGGCGACGGCATCACCGATATAGCCGTCTATCGCCCGTCAAACGGACACTGGTACATCCTGAGCAGCTCGAATGGAGCATTCTCTGCGTTGCAGTTCGGATTGCCAACCGACAGCCCGTTGAACAGCGTATACGCGCCGTAA
- the lon gene encoding endopeptidase La yields the protein MQEFTDQRPADIERFPMVPIRDVVIFPFTKVAFKIGRSSSVKALEQAMAGERQIFLATQHDASIDEPTADDVFAIGTLGRILQAQRLDNGQIKVVVEGQVRGRTVRTEQESDGMFYAYVRRIGGTDDSGYKTDGLLQKVHGLVEQFLRMSPDAYSDALHASLRGTTAGQIADSMASHLKIDVDEKQDLLETVSVHDRLQKLTEYLEAEIEKRQLDRNIHARTKKQMDKHQREYYLNEQIKAIHKELGRKDEKAELEDLKHKIENAGMTDEAVEKAMQEFARLEAMPPMSAEGTVSRTYLDWLINVPWQERTDELDDLGEAEKILNEDHYGLEKIKERILEFLAVRQLVKNPKGTILCFVGAPGVGKTSLGKSIARATGRKFVRLALGGVHDEAEIRGHRRTYIGSMPGQIIQLMKRAGTTNPVMLLDEVDKLGRDFRGDPSAALLEVLDPEQNSAFRDHYLDIDYDLSHVFFIATANVLHTIPPALQDRLEILNLSGYTEREKVEIAKRHLISKQCDNSGVDCSRVTFTDDGILEIIRHYTREAGVRNLEREIGSCLRKIARQFVAAETKDDFRVVIDAEKVQELLGTIRFRKQDIARTSEIGLVNGLAWTEVGGDVLQVEATLVKGKGDVTLTGKLGEVMQESAKAALTCVRTRAEELGIDPADFKEKDLHIHVPEGAIPKDGPSAGITMATAMVSALTRKRARHDVAMTGEITLRGKVLPIGGVKEKLLAAHRFGLKTLILSKENEKDLADVPEEVRDDLTIHVVDTIDEVLKFAIEPDIDSEKLDTPQVWNPDAPSSEIGAAIE from the coding sequence ATGCAGGAATTTACAGACCAGAGGCCAGCCGACATCGAGCGTTTTCCAATGGTGCCGATCCGGGACGTGGTCATCTTTCCCTTCACAAAAGTCGCATTCAAGATCGGCCGCTCGTCCTCGGTCAAGGCACTTGAGCAGGCGATGGCCGGCGAGCGGCAGATCTTCCTTGCTACGCAGCACGACGCGTCGATCGATGAGCCGACGGCGGATGATGTCTTTGCAATCGGCACGCTCGGGCGGATATTACAGGCGCAGCGGCTGGACAACGGCCAGATCAAGGTCGTAGTAGAAGGGCAGGTGCGCGGCCGCACGGTCCGCACTGAGCAAGAGTCAGATGGGATGTTCTATGCCTACGTTCGACGGATCGGCGGCACGGACGATTCCGGCTATAAGACCGATGGTCTCCTGCAAAAGGTACACGGCCTCGTCGAGCAGTTTTTGCGGATGTCGCCGGACGCGTATTCCGACGCCTTGCACGCCAGCCTTCGTGGGACGACGGCCGGACAGATCGCTGACTCGATGGCATCGCATCTTAAGATCGACGTTGACGAAAAACAGGACCTGCTCGAGACGGTGTCGGTCCACGACCGTCTGCAGAAACTGACCGAATACCTCGAGGCGGAGATCGAGAAACGCCAGCTTGACCGCAATATTCACGCACGCACCAAGAAGCAGATGGACAAGCACCAGCGTGAGTATTACCTGAATGAGCAGATCAAGGCCATTCACAAGGAACTCGGCCGTAAGGACGAGAAGGCCGAGCTCGAGGACCTTAAGCATAAGATCGAGAACGCCGGCATGACCGACGAAGCGGTGGAAAAGGCGATGCAGGAGTTTGCTCGACTTGAAGCGATGCCGCCGATGTCAGCCGAGGGCACTGTGTCGCGGACATATCTCGATTGGCTCATAAATGTTCCGTGGCAGGAGCGAACCGACGAGCTTGATGATCTCGGCGAGGCCGAAAAGATACTCAACGAGGACCATTATGGACTGGAGAAGATAAAGGAACGCATTCTGGAATTCCTCGCTGTCCGGCAGCTCGTTAAGAACCCAAAGGGAACGATCCTGTGCTTCGTGGGTGCTCCGGGCGTCGGTAAAACGTCACTCGGCAAATCGATCGCTCGTGCGACAGGGCGCAAGTTCGTCCGGCTCGCCCTTGGCGGCGTTCATGACGAGGCAGAGATCAGAGGGCATCGCCGCACATATATCGGCTCGATGCCGGGGCAGATAATCCAGTTAATGAAGCGTGCGGGCACGACAAATCCCGTGATGCTGCTGGATGAGGTAGATAAGCTCGGACGCGATTTTCGCGGCGATCCGTCCGCAGCGTTGCTTGAGGTGCTCGATCCGGAGCAAAACTCGGCCTTTCGCGACCATTACCTCGACATCGATTACGATCTGTCGCATGTTTTCTTTATTGCGACGGCGAACGTGCTGCACACGATACCGCCGGCGCTGCAGGACAGGCTCGAAATACTGAATCTCTCGGGCTATACCGAGCGAGAGAAGGTCGAGATCGCAAAGAGGCATCTCATCTCAAAACAGTGCGATAACAGCGGTGTTGACTGCAGCCGCGTGACGTTTACCGATGACGGCATTCTCGAGATCATCCGCCATTACACACGTGAGGCGGGCGTTCGCAATCTCGAACGCGAGATAGGCTCGTGTCTCAGGAAGATCGCGCGACAGTTCGTTGCGGCCGAGACCAAGGACGATTTCCGCGTGGTCATCGACGCCGAGAAGGTGCAGGAGCTGCTCGGCACTATCAGATTCCGCAAACAGGATATAGCGCGAACGAGTGAGATCGGCTTGGTCAACGGCCTTGCGTGGACCGAGGTCGGCGGCGACGTTCTGCAGGTTGAGGCGACGTTGGTCAAAGGCAAAGGCGACGTCACGCTGACCGGCAAGCTCGGCGAGGTCATGCAGGAATCGGCGAAGGCCGCGTTGACGTGTGTCCGTACGAGAGCTGAGGAATTGGGTATCGATCCGGCTGACTTTAAGGAAAAAGACCTGCACATACACGTGCCGGAGGGAGCTATCCCAAAGGATGGCCCGTCGGCCGGCATAACAATGGCGACGGCGATGGTGTCCGCCCTGACACGAAAGCGGGCGCGGCACGACGTGGCGATGACGGGCGAGATAACGCTCCGCGGCAAGGTGCTGCCTATCGGGGGCGTGAAGGAAAAACTGCTGGCTGCCCATCGTTTTGGGCTCAAGACGCTCATCTTGTCCAAAGAGAATGAAAAGGACCTGGCAGACGTGCCCGAAGAGGTCCGAGATGACCTGACGATCCACGTTGTCGACACCATCGATGAAGTGCTCAAATTCGCTATCGAGCCGGACATTGATTCCGAGAAACTGGATACACCACAGGTCTGGAATCCGGACGCGCCGTCTTCCGAGATCGGCGCCGCCATCGAATAA
- a CDS encoding YihA family ribosome biogenesis GTP-binding protein, giving the protein MKITSAEFVYSAFERSHWRHDGRPEIAFLGRSNVGKSSLINSLLQRKGLARTSNTPGRTQSINFFLINSEFYFADLPGYGYAKVSKTMRSDWGNMAEEYLAERDELRLCVQLIDSRHKPTALDLQLNEWLCHYHKPHLVVATKADKLSNNELRHSLAEAGKVLKGVKIIAYSSQTGRGRDDVWAELQAALRDGHECTN; this is encoded by the coding sequence GTGAAGATCACGTCTGCCGAATTCGTTTACAGCGCATTCGAGCGCTCACACTGGCGACACGACGGCCGGCCGGAGATAGCATTTCTAGGCCGTTCGAATGTTGGAAAATCGTCGCTCATAAACTCGCTGCTCCAACGAAAGGGCCTCGCCCGCACGTCGAATACGCCGGGACGCACGCAGAGCATTAATTTCTTTCTCATCAATAGCGAATTCTATTTCGCCGATCTGCCGGGCTACGGTTACGCGAAGGTCTCAAAGACGATGCGGAGCGATTGGGGCAATATGGCAGAGGAGTATCTGGCCGAACGGGACGAGCTTCGGCTGTGTGTCCAGCTTATCGATTCGCGACACAAGCCAACGGCGCTCGACCTGCAATTGAATGAATGGCTTTGCCATTACCATAAGCCGCATCTGGTAGTGGCGACAAAGGCGGACAAGCTGTCGAATAACGAATTGCGACATTCGCTCGCCGAGGCGGGCAAGGTGCTTAAAGGCGTCAAGATCATCGCGTATTCATCGCAGACGGGTCGCGGACGTGATGATGTTTGGGCGGAGTTGCAGGCCGCATTAAGAGATGGCCACGAATGCACGAATTAA
- the rho gene encoding transcription termination factor Rho, whose translation MATKSTQGRRSKAAEADVEITSDAEIETPATDDSEAPPAAKSNGKAGAEDAKLDLAGLKDMSISELTHIAKEMGIEGATGLRKQELIFKVLAAQTEKSGLIFSEGVLETLPDGFGFLRAPEYNYLPGPDDIYVSPSQIRKFDLRTGDTVSGQIRPPKEGERYFALIKVEAINFEAPEQSREKVFFDNLTPLYPDEQLNMEIDSDPARIAARVIDLVTPIGKGQRAVIVAPPRTGKTMLLQTIANSVTENHPEVVLIVLLIDERPEEVTDMQRTVKGEVISSTFDEPPTRHVQVADMVIEKAKRLVEHKRDVVILLDSITRLARAHNAVVPPSGKILSGGIDSNALQRPKRFFGAARNIEEGGSLTIIATALIDTGSRMDDVIFEEFKGTGNSEIYLDRKLSDKRLYPAIDLQRSGTRKEELLIDKENLNRIWVMRRVLNPLSPVEQMEVVLERLGKTKTNAEFLASMQS comes from the coding sequence ATGGCAACAAAATCAACACAGGGCCGCCGATCAAAGGCTGCCGAGGCCGACGTCGAGATCACTAGCGACGCCGAGATCGAAACTCCCGCAACCGATGATTCCGAAGCTCCGCCTGCTGCTAAATCCAACGGCAAGGCTGGTGCAGAGGACGCAAAGCTCGACCTCGCCGGGCTCAAGGACATGTCTATCAGCGAGTTGACGCACATCGCAAAAGAGATGGGCATCGAGGGCGCGACGGGGCTGCGCAAGCAGGAGCTGATTTTCAAGGTCCTCGCGGCACAGACCGAAAAGAGCGGCCTTATCTTTAGTGAAGGTGTGCTCGAGACGCTGCCTGACGGCTTTGGCTTCCTGCGTGCTCCGGAATACAACTATCTGCCGGGGCCCGACGATATCTACGTCTCGCCGTCACAAATACGAAAATTTGACCTGCGCACCGGCGACACGGTTTCGGGACAGATCCGTCCACCAAAAGAAGGTGAGCGTTACTTCGCACTCATCAAGGTGGAGGCGATCAACTTTGAGGCGCCTGAGCAGTCGCGAGAGAAGGTATTCTTTGACAATCTCACGCCGCTCTATCCTGACGAGCAGCTCAATATGGAGATCGACAGCGATCCCGCACGGATCGCAGCGCGTGTAATCGATTTAGTCACGCCTATAGGCAAAGGCCAGCGCGCCGTGATCGTCGCTCCGCCGCGAACCGGTAAGACGATGCTGCTGCAGACGATCGCAAACTCCGTGACGGAAAATCATCCTGAGGTCGTCTTGATCGTCCTGCTGATCGATGAGCGTCCTGAGGAGGTCACCGACATGCAGCGCACTGTCAAGGGCGAGGTCATCTCATCGACATTTGACGAGCCGCCGACGCGCCATGTGCAGGTCGCCGATATGGTCATCGAAAAGGCAAAACGCCTGGTCGAGCATAAACGCGACGTCGTGATCCTACTCGATTCGATCACTCGTCTCGCACGAGCTCACAATGCGGTAGTGCCGCCATCGGGGAAGATCCTCTCCGGCGGTATCGATTCAAACGCGCTGCAGCGTCCGAAGCGGTTCTTTGGCGCGGCCCGCAATATTGAGGAAGGCGGGAGTTTGACGATCATCGCCACCGCACTGATCGACACGGGCTCGCGCATGGACGACGTGATCTTTGAGGAATTTAAGGGAACAGGTAACTCCGAGATCTACCTCGACCGCAAGCTTTCGGACAAACGCCTCTATCCGGCGATCGACCTGCAGCGTTCGGGAACACGTAAAGAGGAACTCCTTATCGACAAGGAAAACCTCAACCGCATCTGGGTAATGCGCCGCGTGCTTAACCCGCTCTCGCCCGTCGAGCAGATGGAAGTCGTCCTCGAACGTCTCGGCAAGACCAAGACGAACGCGGAGTTTCTGGCGTCGATGCAGAGTTAA
- a CDS encoding serine/threonine protein kinase: protein MFREGQQIGPYALVSKLGKGGFGEVWLAEKKSQFLTKRVAVKLPHDEQVNFDAISREAMLWEEASGHPNVLPIIDADVYDGQVVMVSEYADGGSLADKLKGGKSIPIAKSVEITLGILHGLEYLHRKRIIHRDIKPENILIQGDTPRLADFGISRAMQTTGVSSTIIGTYAYMSPEAFDGKRTVQTDIWSVGVVLYQLLTGKLPFPQEHPSERMFAVMTKDFAPLPRNIPGNIVRIVNKALQKLPENRYASAISMADELSRLVEPVVENRSDQKTEILDSDKISNPRLEEDIRNIEETVLRPDSGARLQFPAGDVSVATKIRTNFPLEPQSTRPLPVSSSHWRTTLIRQPFVIGVAALFLLGLVIVVVALWPEAKDNTQVASNGTGATNVRVSPFCRGFIDGWNAGYNSVKDTGVNSNITCPDEKQYPDRSYEGGRLTGYSQGVRNAKDSVYRPNSNVFPTIR from the coding sequence ATGTTTCGTGAAGGACAGCAGATCGGGCCGTATGCGCTCGTGTCAAAGCTCGGCAAGGGTGGCTTTGGCGAGGTCTGGCTCGCCGAGAAAAAGTCACAATTCCTCACTAAACGCGTCGCCGTCAAGCTCCCGCACGATGAACAGGTCAATTTTGACGCGATCAGCCGCGAAGCAATGCTGTGGGAAGAGGCCAGCGGCCATCCGAACGTCCTGCCGATCATCGACGCAGACGTTTACGACGGGCAGGTTGTGATGGTAAGCGAATATGCAGACGGTGGCTCTCTTGCCGATAAGCTCAAAGGCGGAAAATCCATTCCGATTGCAAAATCGGTGGAGATAACATTAGGAATACTCCACGGCCTTGAATATCTCCATCGCAAACGAATCATCCATCGTGATATCAAACCTGAGAACATCCTAATACAAGGTGACACGCCCCGACTTGCCGATTTTGGAATTTCGCGTGCGATGCAAACGACAGGCGTTAGTTCAACGATTATTGGAACCTACGCCTATATGTCGCCGGAGGCGTTCGATGGAAAACGCACGGTGCAAACTGACATTTGGTCGGTCGGTGTTGTTCTTTATCAGTTGTTGACAGGTAAGCTGCCATTTCCACAAGAACATCCGAGCGAGAGAATGTTCGCGGTGATGACGAAAGATTTCGCGCCACTGCCTCGAAATATTCCCGGGAATATCGTAAGAATTGTCAACAAGGCACTGCAAAAACTGCCAGAAAATCGTTACGCGTCGGCAATCTCGATGGCTGATGAACTGTCGAGACTAGTAGAGCCCGTTGTCGAGAATCGGTCGGACCAAAAGACGGAGATTCTGGATTCGGACAAGATCAGCAATCCAAGATTAGAGGAGGACATCCGAAATATCGAGGAGACCGTATTGCGGCCTGACTCCGGCGCTCGCCTGCAATTTCCGGCTGGGGACGTCTCGGTAGCAACTAAGATAAGAACTAATTTTCCCTTGGAGCCACAATCCACGCGGCCGCTCCCCGTTAGTTCCAGCCATTGGCGAACTACCTTGATTCGCCAACCCTTTGTCATCGGCGTCGCTGCTTTATTCCTGCTCGGCCTCGTAATAGTTGTGGTGGCTTTGTGGCCCGAGGCCAAGGACAACACCCAGGTTGCCTCTAACGGTACTGGCGCCACAAACGTTCGTGTATCGCCGTTCTGTCGCGGATTCATTGACGGCTGGAACGCGGGTTACAATTCGGTAAAAGACACCGGGGTGAACTCGAACATTACATGTCCTGATGAAAAGCAGTACCCGGACAGATCATACGAAGGCGGAAGGTTGACCGGATATTCACAAGGCGTGCGAAACGCCAAGGATAGTGTTTACAGACCAAACAGCAACGTTTTCCCGACAATTAGGTAG
- a CDS encoding glycogen synthase, with the protein MRVAVISSEAVPYSKTGGLGDVAGALPKALKQIGVDSMLITPCYWQTKGEYLWETAIDDLWVTWRGQAVRAKAFYSEANGSPTFLIDYPPLFHRDSIYGYREDYERFAFFCHAVLALIERLGPAPDIIHLNDWHTGFAAVEFALRRRVQPYWQRSRTVFSIHNMAYQGGFGLGELPSLGFTSSAATNAFTFNGYASAMKAGLEVSDMLSTVSKRYAHEIQTSEFGHGLEWLTRQRSNRLIGITNGVDYEVWNPETDTELPAHFSMDDMLGKVECKRHLLEQFSLPVELDRPIFASVTRLTGQKGVELIKQGAGDILAAGGFFIALGSGERDAERFLQALRDYSPSRVGVYIGYNESLAHLIEAGADMFLMPSKFEPCGLNQMYSLRYGTVPIVRAVGGLDDTVQNWDAVTQTGNGFKFGPYRAEKLLEKIYEARFAYEDKQAWARIQRNGMSIDNSWENAARNYVRLYDFTLHG; encoded by the coding sequence ATGCGTGTAGCAGTAATATCCTCGGAGGCGGTTCCTTACTCCAAGACCGGCGGTCTTGGCGACGTGGCGGGAGCTTTGCCAAAGGCGCTCAAGCAGATCGGCGTCGATTCGATGCTGATCACGCCGTGCTATTGGCAGACGAAAGGCGAATACCTCTGGGAAACGGCCATCGACGACCTTTGGGTGACCTGGCGAGGGCAGGCGGTGAGGGCCAAGGCGTTTTACAGCGAGGCGAATGGGTCGCCAACATTCCTGATCGACTATCCGCCGCTGTTTCACCGCGATTCGATCTACGGTTACAGGGAAGACTACGAGCGTTTTGCCTTCTTTTGCCATGCCGTATTGGCCCTGATCGAACGTCTCGGCCCGGCTCCTGACATCATCCATCTCAACGACTGGCACACGGGATTTGCGGCCGTGGAATTTGCTCTTAGGCGACGGGTTCAGCCGTATTGGCAGCGAAGCCGGACGGTATTTTCGATCCACAACATGGCGTATCAGGGCGGTTTCGGATTGGGCGAATTGCCGAGTTTAGGTTTTACTTCAAGTGCGGCGACAAATGCATTTACTTTCAACGGTTACGCATCTGCAATGAAAGCGGGACTTGAAGTATCTGACATGCTCTCGACCGTCTCAAAACGGTATGCGCACGAGATTCAAACGAGCGAATTCGGTCATGGCTTGGAGTGGCTGACCCGACAGCGCTCGAACCGGCTGATCGGCATCACAAACGGCGTCGATTACGAGGTTTGGAACCCTGAAACGGATACGGAATTGCCCGCTCATTTCTCGATGGACGATATGTTGGGCAAAGTCGAGTGTAAACGGCACCTGCTTGAGCAGTTTTCACTGCCGGTCGAGCTTGACAGGCCCATTTTTGCGAGTGTAACGCGACTCACGGGCCAAAAAGGGGTCGAGCTGATCAAACAGGGCGCGGGCGATATTTTGGCGGCGGGCGGCTTTTTTATCGCGTTGGGATCCGGCGAGCGCGATGCCGAGCGCTTCCTGCAGGCGTTGCGCGACTATTCGCCTTCACGGGTCGGCGTGTATATCGGCTATAATGAGTCATTGGCACATCTGATCGAGGCCGGCGCAGATATGTTCCTGATGCCGTCAAAGTTCGAGCCGTGCGGGCTAAACCAAATGTATTCATTGAGATACGGCACTGTTCCGATCGTCCGTGCCGTCGGCGGCCTCGATGACACGGTCCAAAATTGGGACGCCGTTACGCAAACCGGCAACGGCTTCAAATTCGGCCCGTACAGGGCCGAAAAGCTGCTCGAAAAGATCTATGAGGCTCGATTTGCCTATGAGGATAAGCAAGCGTGGGCAAGAATTCAACGAAACGGAATGTCAATAGACAATTCGTGGGAAAACGCGGCACGGAACTATGTAAGGCTTTACGATTTTACTCTACACGGCTAG
- a CDS encoding toxin-antitoxin (TA) system antitoxin: MPIQTVNIDKVDQQLAELLSIAREKGEIQIVQNGEPLGLLESVAPPEKKKKRVAGLHEGNIIFMAEDFDAPLPDEFWLGEDS; encoded by the coding sequence ATGCCAATCCAAACCGTCAATATTGATAAGGTTGATCAGCAACTGGCCGAGTTGCTTTCTATCGCCCGAGAAAAAGGTGAGATTCAAATCGTGCAAAACGGGGAACCGCTCGGTCTCCTCGAATCAGTTGCCCCACCAGAGAAGAAGAAAAAACGCGTTGCAGGCTTGCATGAAGGGAACATTATTTTCATGGCCGAGGACTTCGATGCGCCTTTGCCGGACGAGTTTTGGCTGGGAGAAGACTCTTGA
- a CDS encoding type II toxin-antitoxin system VapC family toxin, with the protein MKILLDTHCLLWWDDQTTKLSKTALSALEDENNTLYISDASIWELQIKSQLGKIGLRTTIEELITDQTRDNGARILHIDTDHILGLQKLPFHHKDPFDRLLASQA; encoded by the coding sequence TTGAAGATATTGCTCGACACCCATTGCCTTCTTTGGTGGGACGACCAAACCACCAAGTTGTCTAAGACGGCGCTGTCCGCATTGGAGGACGAGAATAATACCCTGTATATTAGCGACGCCAGCATTTGGGAACTGCAGATCAAATCGCAGTTAGGCAAGATCGGCTTGCGTACAACGATCGAGGAGTTGATAACGGACCAAACCCGGGATAACGGGGCCAGGATACTGCACATCGACACAGACCATATTCTCGGTTTACAAAAGCTTCCGTTTCACCACAAAGACCCTTTCGACCGGCTACTGGCTTCTCAGGCGTAG